In a single window of the Diospyros lotus cultivar Yz01 chromosome 10, ASM1463336v1, whole genome shotgun sequence genome:
- the LOC127810794 gene encoding crocetin glucosyltransferase, chloroplastic-like, which produces MASHLRILLVFFPGQGHINPSLQFAKRLGAMGAHVTLLTAYSALNRMAGSRNPPEGLTFAGFSDGYDDGWQKADDLKLYVAELRRRGSEAVAEVINSAAGEGRPFVHVVYTIFLPWVGLVARSLHVPSTFLWIQPATLLDVYFYYFNGYGDEIRKNSGDPSWCLEIPGLPRLTGGELSSFVQSQDEILLPVLKEHFDVLKSETNPKILVNTFEALEPKTLKAIKNLKMAAVGPLIPSAFLNGKHPSDTSFCGDIFEKSKDYVHWLNSQPKESVVYVSFGSVSVLSEPQMEEIAKGLVKCNRPFLWVVRRNENGEKQEEKLSCKDELEEKGLIVPWCSQLEVLQHESLGCFVSHCGWNSTVESLVSGVPVVAFPQWTDQPTNAKLVEDVWMTGKRVGKNGEGIVESEEIYRCIEMVMGGDEMRRNAKKWKVVAMEAAMEGGSSDFNLKAFLDDVRAAI; this is translated from the coding sequence ATGGCCAGCCATCTTCGAATCCTTCTGGTTTTCTTCCCTGGGCAAGGCCACATCAATCCGTCTCTGCAATTTGCCAAGCGGCTCGGCGCCATGGGGGCCCATGTCACTCTTCTCACGGCCTACTCCGCGCTTAATCGCATGGCCGGCTCCAGGAACCCGCCGGAAGGCCTGACCTTCGCCGGATTCTCTGACGGATACGACGACGGGTGGCAAAAGGCCGACGACTTGAAGCTCTACGTTGCAGAGCTTAGGAGACGCGGGTCGGAGGCGGTGGCGGAGGTCATCAATTCCGCTGCGGGCGAGGGGCGGCCGTTCGTCCATGTTGTCTACACCATTTTTCTTCCGTGGGTCGGCCTGGTTGCTCGTTCTCTTCACGTTCCGTCAACTTTTCTCTGGATTCAACCGGCTACCCTTCTAGATGTCTACTTCTACTACTTCAATGGCTACGGCGACGAGATAAGGAAAAATTCAGGCGACCCTTCATGGTGCCTCGAGATTCCCGGGCTGCCCCGGCTCACCGGCGGCGAGCTCTCCTCCTTTGTGCAATCCCAGGATGAGATTTTGCTTCCAGTACTTAAGGAGCACTTCGATGTTCTCAAATCTGAAACAAATCCGAAAATTCTCGTCAACACGTTTGAGGCATTGGAACCCAAAACTTTGAAAGCCATCAAGAACCTGAAAATGGCGGCTGTTGGGCCGTTGATTCCGTCCGCATTTCTAAACGGGAAGCATCCGTCGGACACTTCTTTCTGCGGCGATATCTTTGAGAAATCCAAAGACTATGTCCACTGGTTGAACTCACAGCCCAAAGAATCCGTCGTTTATGTATCTTTCGGAAGCGTTTCTGTTCTATCGGAGCCACAAATGGAGGAGATTGCAAAAGGGTTGGTGAAATGCAACCGGCCATTTCTGTGGGTGGTGAGAAGAAACGAAAATGGCGAAAAGCAGGAAGAGAAGCTGAGCTGCAAAGACGAGCTAGAGGAGAAGGGTTTGATCGTGCCATGGTGTTCGCAGCTGGAGGTTCTGCAACACGAATCCTTGGGGTGCTTCGTGAGTCACTGCGGGTGGAATTCGACGGTGGAGAGCCTGGTTTCCGGCGTCCCGGTGGTGGCGTTCCCTCAGTGGACCGACCAGCCGACGAACGCGAAGCTGGTTGAGGATGTTTGGATGACGGGAAAACGAGTGGGTAAGAATGGGGAAGGAATTGTGGAAAGTGAGGAGATTTACAGATGTATAGAGATGGTGATGGGAGGGGATGAGATGAGGAGAAATGCCAAGAAATGGAAGGTTGTGGCCATGGAAGCTGCCATGGAAGGTGGGTCGTCGGACTTCAATCTCAAGGCTTTTCTGGATGATGTGAGAGCAGCGATATGA
- the LOC127811473 gene encoding crocetin glucosyltransferase, chloroplastic-like, with the protein MEELRVLLVTFPGQGHINPSLQLAKRLAAAGLKVTFLTASSGLTRMSKATTATPPGLTFAGFSDGATASFKTADDVNDYMVELRRLGSRAVEDMIASAAANGQPFVHVVYTILLPWVGQIARDLNIPSTFLWIQPAALFGVYYHYLNGYGDAIRENVVDPSWSIHLPGLPQLHSRDLPSVIKPSNVYDFAVPLVQEHLDFLASEKNPKILINTFDTLEPEALKVVENINLVTVGPLIPSAFLDGKDPSDTSFGGDLFQKSADHYIEWLNSKPKESVVYLSFGSLLVLSNRQTEEIARGLIQSRRPFLWVMRRTENGEKQEDKLSCKEELEELGMIVPWCSQVEVLQHPSLGCFVSHCGWNSSLESLVSGVPVVGFPQWSDQATNAKLIEDVWKTGIRLTENEEGIVEGGEIKRCIEMAMEGEEMRRNAKKWKDLALEAAGEGGSSTVNLRAFLGEIEAGGEPDEPFLSPLTL; encoded by the coding sequence ATGGAAGAGCTTCGAGTCCTCCTCGTGACGTTCCCAGGCCAAGGCCACATCAATCCATCACTCCAGCTGGCCAAGCGCCTCGCCGCCGCGGGCCTCAAGGTCACCTTCCTCACCGCCTCCTCTGGCCTTACCCGCATGAGCAAGGCCACCACGGCTACGCCGCCGGGCCTAACCTTCGCCGGCTTCTCAGACGGCGCCACCGCCAGCTTTAAAACCGCCGACGACGTCAACGACTACATGGTTGAGCTGAGGCGGCTCGGCTCCAGGGCGGTGGAGGATATGATCGCCTCCGCTGCGGCGAACGGCCAGCCTTTTGTCCACGTCGTCTACACCATTCTTCTTCCTTGGGTGGGCCAAATCGCTCGTGATCTTAACATTCCGTCCACATTTCTGTGGATTCAGCCCGCCGCCCTTTTCGGCGTTTACTACCATTACTTGAACGGCTACGGCGACGCCATCAGAGAGAATGTCGTCGACCCGTCGTGGTCCATCCACTTGCCGGGTCTGCCCCAACTCCATAGCCGCGACCTTCCCTCTGTCATAAAACCTTCAAACGTCTATGACTTTGCAGTGCCGTTAGTCCAAGAGCATCTAGATTTTCTTGCTTCagaaaaaaacccaaaaattcTCATCAACACCTTTGATACATTGGAACCGGAGGCACTGAAAGTCGTCGAGAACATCAACCTGGTCACCGTCGGGCCGTTAATCCCCTCGGCTTTCTTGGACGGGAAAGATCCATCCGACACTTCATTCGGAGGAGACTTGTTTCAGAAATCAGCAGATCACTATATCGAATGGCTGAATTCGAAGCCGAAAGAATCCGTTGTTTACTTGTCATTCGGGAGCCTCTTGGTTCTATCGAATCGACAAACAGAGGAGATTGCTCGGGGGCTAATACAGAGCCGCCGGCCGTTCTTGTGGGTGATGAGAAGAACGGAGAACGGCGAGAAGCAAGAAGACAAGCTGAGCTGCAAGGAGGAACTCGAAGAGCTTGGGATGATCGTGCCATGGTGCTCGCAAGTGGAGGTTCTGCAACACCCATCATTAGGATGTTTCGTGAGCCATTGTGGCTGGAATTCATCATTGGAGAGCTTGGTTTCCGGCGTCCCGGTGGTGGGTTTCCCACAGTGGTCGGACCAGGCGACGAACGCGAAGCTTATTGAAGATGTCTGGAAGACGGGGATCAGATTGACGGAAAACGAGGAAGGAATAGTTGAAGGCGGTGAGATCAAGAGGTGCATAGAAATGGCGATGGAAGGGGAGGAGATGAGAAGGAATGCAAAAAAGTGGAAGGATTTGGCTTTGGAAGCCGCCGGCGAAGGCGGATCATCGACCGTGAATCTCAGGGCTTTTCTGGGTGAAATCGAAGCCGGGGGAGAGCCGGATGAGCCCTTTTTATCTCCGTTAACATTATAA